In a genomic window of Comamonadaceae bacterium OTU4NAUVB1:
- the smc gene encoding chromosome segregation protein SMC — protein sequence MRLNSIKLSGFKSFAEPTNFLLPGQLVGVVGPNGCGKSNIMDAVRWVLGESRASELRGESMQDVIFNGTTTRKQASRASVELVFDNADHRAGGQWSQFAEIAVRRVLTRDGASSYYINNQPVRRRDVQDVFLGTGLGPRAYAIIGQGTISRIIESKPEELRLFLEEAAGVSKYKERRRETGNRLADTRENLTRVEDILRELDANLDRLEKQAEVARRYNALTADAGRKQHQLWFMKRAEAEADQVRVKADADRALNDLESRTAELRHVEADLETVRQAHYAAGDAVSQAQGRLYEAGAEVGRLEGEIRFVVEGRQRVEQRLVQLRDQFVQWTGRREAAEVELEALAGQGVDAEEQAELLAAQLEEHDARLPGLEDAQRLARDAAEAQRAVVTQVQQQIQVLAAEQRHLEEQRRQLTLRGERLRGDRQALATPDETRLADLQARLDAAREAADEAEARLQDLQETAPQRDDERRARQQSANAEGARHAEFSARLEALKALQDRVRTDGKLAPWLARHGLDGLQGLWSRLHIEPGWENALESALRERLGALEVSRLDLVRAFAADAPPARLAFFAPPAAGMPAAPAGALRRLSDLLRLNDAGLQALLAGWLHGCLVAPTLDEALAQRATLGPGETILVPGGHAVTAHGVVFYAPDSAQAGLLARQQEIENLERQVRAQVLISDEARTALSRAEAAYAEVAQRLVGARREAAEARSRAHDLQVETLRLTQLAEQHRARGEQLAADIGEVDAQLEDVEERRAVAEGRFEEFDLQLADGQERHARLDERVTEAGRVLDASREQHRRLERQAQEAAFARRSVEARRGELARAIDTAAQQVVALGAEQARAEDELGRLSDATAQAGLQDALALRLEREQALGAVRGRYDDLTARLRTSDEARLRLERELDPLRHRITELQLKEQAARLGVEQYAALLADAQADLDAVARSIEDDRVRLTGLQGEIDRLNREVAALGAVNLAALDELASARERKDFLDAQSADLNEAIDTLEDAIRRIDVETRELLGGTFKVVNEHFSRMFPELFGGGNARLVMTGDEILDAGVQVLAQPPGKKNQTIHLLSGGEKALTAIALVFAIFQLNPAPFCLLDEVDAPLDDANTDRYAKLVSAMSQSTQFLFISHNKIAMEMAQQLIGVTMQEQGVSRIVAVDMEAAVSMVAAA from the coding sequence GTGCGTCTCAACTCCATCAAGCTTTCGGGCTTCAAATCGTTCGCCGAGCCCACCAATTTCCTGCTGCCGGGCCAGCTCGTCGGGGTGGTCGGCCCCAACGGCTGCGGCAAGTCGAACATCATGGACGCAGTGCGCTGGGTGCTCGGCGAATCGCGTGCCTCGGAACTGCGCGGCGAATCGATGCAGGACGTCATCTTCAACGGCACCACCACGCGCAAGCAGGCCAGCCGCGCGAGCGTCGAACTGGTGTTCGACAACGCGGACCACCGTGCCGGCGGCCAGTGGTCGCAGTTCGCCGAGATCGCCGTGCGCCGCGTGCTCACGCGCGACGGCGCGAGCAGCTACTACATCAACAACCAGCCGGTGCGCCGGCGCGACGTGCAGGACGTGTTCCTGGGCACCGGCCTGGGTCCGCGGGCCTACGCCATCATCGGCCAGGGCACGATCAGCCGGATCATCGAATCCAAGCCCGAGGAACTGCGCCTGTTCCTGGAAGAGGCCGCCGGCGTGTCGAAGTACAAGGAGCGCCGCCGCGAGACCGGCAACCGCCTGGCCGACACGCGCGAGAACCTCACGCGCGTCGAGGACATCCTGCGCGAACTCGACGCCAACCTCGACCGGCTGGAGAAGCAGGCCGAGGTCGCCCGGCGCTACAACGCCCTCACGGCCGACGCCGGACGCAAGCAGCATCAGCTGTGGTTCATGAAGCGCGCCGAGGCCGAGGCCGACCAGGTCCGCGTCAAGGCCGATGCCGATCGCGCGCTCAACGACCTGGAGTCGCGCACCGCCGAGTTGCGCCACGTCGAGGCCGACCTGGAGACCGTGCGCCAGGCCCACTACGCCGCCGGCGACGCCGTCTCCCAGGCGCAGGGCCGGCTGTACGAGGCCGGTGCCGAGGTCGGCCGGCTCGAGGGCGAGATCCGCTTCGTGGTCGAAGGGCGCCAGCGCGTCGAGCAGCGGCTGGTGCAGCTGCGCGACCAGTTCGTCCAGTGGACCGGGCGACGCGAGGCGGCCGAGGTCGAGCTGGAGGCGCTCGCCGGCCAGGGCGTCGATGCCGAGGAGCAGGCCGAACTGCTCGCCGCCCAGCTGGAGGAGCACGACGCGCGGCTGCCCGGTCTGGAGGACGCCCAGCGCCTGGCGCGGGACGCGGCCGAGGCCCAGCGCGCGGTGGTGACGCAGGTGCAGCAGCAGATCCAGGTGCTGGCGGCCGAGCAGCGCCACCTCGAGGAGCAGCGCCGGCAGCTGACGCTGCGCGGTGAGCGCCTGCGCGGCGACCGCCAGGCACTCGCCACACCCGACGAAACGCGCCTGGCCGATCTGCAGGCCCGGCTCGACGCCGCGCGGGAGGCCGCCGACGAGGCCGAGGCGCGTCTGCAGGACCTGCAGGAGACCGCCCCGCAGCGCGACGACGAGCGGCGCGCGCGCCAGCAGTCTGCCAACGCCGAGGGCGCGCGCCATGCCGAGTTCTCCGCCCGCCTCGAGGCGCTCAAGGCCCTGCAGGACCGCGTGCGCACCGACGGCAAGCTCGCGCCCTGGCTCGCGCGGCACGGGCTCGACGGCCTGCAGGGCCTGTGGAGCCGCCTGCACATCGAACCGGGCTGGGAGAACGCGCTCGAATCGGCGCTGCGCGAACGGCTGGGCGCGCTGGAGGTGTCGCGGCTCGACCTCGTGCGCGCCTTCGCGGCCGACGCCCCGCCGGCCCGGCTGGCGTTCTTCGCGCCGCCCGCGGCAGGCATGCCCGCTGCGCCGGCCGGCGCCCTGCGCCGCCTGTCGGACCTGCTGCGCCTGAACGACGCCGGCCTGCAGGCCCTCCTGGCCGGCTGGCTGCACGGCTGCCTGGTCGCACCGACCCTGGACGAGGCCCTGGCGCAGCGCGCGACGCTCGGTCCCGGCGAGACGATCCTCGTGCCCGGCGGCCACGCCGTCACGGCGCACGGCGTGGTGTTCTACGCGCCCGATTCGGCCCAGGCCGGGCTGCTCGCGCGCCAGCAGGAGATCGAGAACCTCGAGCGCCAGGTGCGGGCCCAGGTGCTCATCAGCGACGAGGCGCGCACCGCGCTGTCGCGCGCGGAGGCCGCCTACGCCGAGGTGGCGCAGCGCCTGGTCGGCGCCCGGCGCGAGGCGGCCGAGGCGCGGTCGCGCGCGCACGACCTGCAGGTCGAGACCCTGCGCCTGACGCAACTCGCCGAGCAGCACCGCGCGCGCGGCGAGCAGCTCGCGGCCGACATCGGCGAGGTCGATGCCCAGCTCGAGGACGTGGAGGAACGCCGGGCGGTCGCCGAGGGCCGCTTCGAGGAGTTCGACCTGCAGCTCGCCGACGGCCAGGAACGCCACGCGCGGCTCGACGAGCGCGTGACCGAGGCGGGCCGCGTGCTCGACGCGAGCCGCGAGCAGCATCGCCGGCTCGAACGCCAGGCCCAGGAGGCCGCCTTCGCGCGCCGCAGCGTCGAGGCCCGGCGCGGCGAACTCGCCCGCGCCATCGACACCGCCGCGCAGCAGGTCGTCGCGCTCGGTGCCGAACAGGCCCGCGCCGAGGACGAGCTCGGTCGCCTGAGCGACGCCACCGCGCAGGCCGGCCTGCAGGACGCGCTGGCGCTGCGGCTGGAGCGCGAGCAGGCGTTGGGCGCCGTGCGCGGCCGCTACGACGACCTGACCGCCAGGCTGCGCACGAGCGACGAGGCGCGGCTGCGGCTGGAGCGCGAGCTCGATCCGCTGCGCCACCGCATCACCGAGCTGCAGCTGAAGGAGCAGGCCGCCCGCCTGGGCGTGGAGCAGTACGCGGCGCTGCTGGCCGACGCGCAGGCCGACCTCGACGCCGTCGCGCGCTCGATCGAGGACGACCGGGTGCGGCTCACGGGACTGCAGGGCGAGATCGACCGGCTCAACCGCGAGGTCGCCGCGCTCGGCGCGGTCAACCTCGCCGCGCTGGACGAACTCGCCAGCGCGCGCGAGCGCAAGGACTTCCTCGACGCCCAGTCGGCCGACCTCAACGAGGCCATCGACACGCTGGAGGACGCCATCCGCCGCATCGACGTCGAGACGCGCGAGCTGCTCGGAGGCACCTTCAAGGTCGTCAACGAACACTTCAGCCGCATGTTCCCCGAGCTCTTCGGCGGCGGCAACGCGCGCCTGGTGATGACTGGCGACGAGATCCTGGACGCCGGCGTGCAGGTCCTCGCGCAGCCGCCGGGCAAGAAGAACCAGACCATCCACCTGCTCTCGGGCGGGGAGAAGGCGCTGACGGCCATCGCGCTCGTCTTCGCCATCTTCCAGCTCAATCCGGCGCCGTTCTGTCTGCTCGACGAAGTCGACGCGCCGCTGGACGACGCCAACACCGACCGCTATGCCAAACTGGTTTCCGCCATGAGCCAGAGCACCCAGTTCCTTTTCATCAGCCACAACAAGATCGCGATGGAGATGGCCCAGCAGCTCATCGGCGTGACGATGCAGGAGCAGGGCGTCTCGCGCATCGTGGCGGTGGACATGGAAGCGGCCGTGTCGATGGTCGCAGCAGCCTGA
- a CDS encoding cell division protein FtsZ translates to MSSLTLALAILGGLVLAGLVAYNTWMSRRNTPRQPDALDEALAEDAARTAAGRVGEDGPVLHVEPHPVPGNARHEPLFDPDLPAPSALPGTLGGERRGGLDPLIDVIAPISLDGLVSGDAAIAAMPATRRAGSKPVAVEGLNEHNGEWELPVAGQRYGAFQIGVQLANRTGALNEIEYSEFVVKAQAFADGINGAPEFPEMLDEVARARELDQFASAHDAQLGFVLRARHAAWSPGYVQQNAARLGFLPGIIPGRMVLPASEAGLPPVVGLAFDTQAALADDPAQSAIRELTLSLDVPQVDRAERAFQRMREAADALALEMDGVVTDGDAQLLREETMDAIGADLEQLYDTLESRDLAAGSPLARRLFS, encoded by the coding sequence ATGAGCAGTCTCACCCTCGCCCTCGCCATCCTCGGCGGGCTCGTGCTCGCGGGCCTCGTGGCCTACAACACGTGGATGTCGCGCCGCAACACCCCGCGCCAGCCCGACGCCCTGGACGAGGCCCTGGCCGAGGACGCCGCGCGCACCGCCGCGGGCCGCGTCGGCGAGGACGGCCCCGTGCTGCACGTCGAGCCCCATCCGGTGCCCGGCAACGCGCGCCACGAGCCGCTCTTCGATCCCGACCTGCCCGCGCCCAGCGCGCTGCCGGGCACGCTGGGCGGGGAGCGCCGGGGCGGGCTCGATCCGCTGATCGACGTCATCGCGCCGATCTCGCTCGACGGCCTGGTCTCGGGCGACGCGGCCATCGCCGCGATGCCCGCCACGCGACGCGCCGGCAGCAAGCCGGTGGCCGTCGAGGGCTTGAACGAGCACAACGGCGAGTGGGAGCTCCCCGTGGCCGGCCAGCGCTACGGCGCCTTCCAGATCGGCGTGCAGCTGGCCAACCGCACCGGTGCGCTCAACGAGATCGAATATTCCGAATTCGTCGTCAAGGCCCAGGCCTTCGCCGACGGCATCAACGGCGCGCCGGAATTCCCCGAGATGCTCGACGAGGTGGCGCGCGCCCGCGAGCTCGACCAGTTCGCCAGCGCGCACGACGCGCAGCTGGGCTTCGTGCTGCGCGCCCGCCACGCCGCGTGGAGTCCCGGCTACGTGCAGCAGAACGCGGCCCGGCTGGGCTTCCTGCCGGGCATCATTCCCGGGCGCATGGTGCTGCCCGCGAGCGAGGCCGGACTGCCGCCGGTGGTCGGGCTGGCCTTCGACACCCAGGCCGCGCTGGCCGATGATCCGGCCCAGTCGGCCATCCGCGAGCTCACGCTGAGCCTGGACGTGCCGCAGGTCGACCGCGCCGAGCGCGCGTTCCAGCGCATGCGCGAGGCCGCCGACGCCCTGGCGCTGGAGATGGACGGCGTCGTCACCGACGGCGACGCGCAACTGCTGCGCGAGGAGACCATGGACGCCATCGGCGCCGACCTCGAACAGCTCTACGACACGCTGGAGTCGCGCGACCTCGCCGCCGGGTCGCCGCTCGCACGCCGGCTCTTCAGTTGA
- the ligA gene encoding NAD-dependent DNA ligase LigA — MNDSSPADAALAREAAELRAQLRHNAHLYYVLDAPALPDAEYDRLFQRLQAIEATHPGLRTPDSPTLRVGGQVLSGFVKVRHRVPMLSIRTETDITAAGAVAFDARVRRELGLAEDAPPVDYACELKFDGLALSLRYEDGVLVQAATRGDGAIGEDVTQNLRTLRQIPLRLHGDTAPPPVVEVRGEVYMRRDDFEALNDRQRERIAAGQKNEKIFVNPRNAAAGAVRQLDPAIAASRRLSFFAYGLGEVSAPEEGAPDCPTQIDWLAQLKAWGFPVAPQTRRASGAAELVAFHEAMGRQRDALPYDIDGVVYKVDAVALQRRLGFVSREPRWAVAHKYPAQEQLTEVMAIEVQVGRTGKLTPVAKLAPVFVGGVTVTNATLHNEMEARRKDVRVGDTVVVRRAGDVIPEVVGVAPTSLARPEGERGAIFTMPAHCPVCGSDALRAEGEVDHRCTGGLFCAAQRKEAVLHFAARRAVDIEGLGDRLVEQLVDAQLIRTLPDLYRLDLATLAGLDRMAERSAANLVAALEASKATTLPRFLFGLGIRHVGESTARDLALHFGGLDAIMAASESELLEVRDVGPVVATSLRAFFDQPHNREVVDQLRAAGLRWEEGAPAVRAPRPLAGKTFVITGTLPTLSRDDAKDKLEAAGAKVAGSVSKKTDYVVAGAEAGSKLDKANLLGVPVIDEQGMLDILAHGPGPEATAAQ, encoded by the coding sequence ATGAACGATTCTTCGCCCGCCGACGCCGCGCTCGCGCGCGAGGCCGCCGAGCTGCGCGCGCAACTGCGCCACAACGCGCACCTGTACTACGTGCTCGACGCGCCGGCGCTGCCCGATGCCGAGTACGACCGGCTGTTCCAGCGCCTGCAGGCCATCGAGGCCACCCATCCCGGGTTGCGCACGCCCGATTCGCCGACGCTGCGCGTGGGCGGCCAGGTGCTCTCGGGCTTCGTCAAGGTGCGTCACCGGGTGCCGATGCTCTCGATCCGCACCGAGACCGACATCACCGCCGCCGGCGCCGTCGCCTTCGATGCCCGGGTGCGGCGCGAACTGGGGCTGGCCGAGGACGCCCCCCCGGTGGACTACGCCTGCGAGCTCAAGTTCGACGGCCTGGCGCTGAGCCTGCGCTACGAGGACGGCGTGCTGGTGCAGGCCGCCACGCGCGGCGACGGCGCGATCGGCGAGGACGTGACGCAAAACCTGCGCACGCTGCGCCAGATCCCGCTGCGCCTGCACGGGGACACCGCGCCGCCGCCGGTGGTCGAGGTGCGCGGGGAGGTCTACATGCGCCGCGACGACTTCGAGGCGCTCAACGACCGCCAGCGCGAGCGGATCGCGGCCGGCCAGAAGAACGAGAAGATCTTCGTCAACCCGCGCAACGCGGCGGCCGGCGCCGTGCGGCAGCTCGACCCGGCGATCGCGGCGTCGCGCCGGCTGAGCTTCTTCGCCTACGGCCTGGGGGAGGTGTCGGCGCCGGAGGAGGGCGCTCCCGACTGCCCGACGCAGATCGACTGGCTGGCGCAACTGAAGGCCTGGGGCTTTCCGGTCGCGCCGCAGACGCGGCGCGCGAGCGGCGCGGCCGAACTCGTCGCCTTCCACGAGGCCATGGGCCGCCAGCGCGACGCGCTGCCCTACGACATCGACGGCGTGGTCTACAAGGTCGACGCGGTCGCGCTGCAGCGCCGGCTGGGCTTCGTCTCGCGCGAACCGCGCTGGGCCGTCGCGCACAAGTACCCGGCGCAGGAGCAGCTCACCGAGGTGATGGCCATCGAGGTCCAGGTCGGGCGCACCGGCAAACTCACGCCGGTGGCCAAGCTCGCGCCGGTGTTCGTCGGCGGCGTGACGGTGACCAACGCCACCCTGCACAACGAGATGGAGGCGCGCCGCAAGGACGTGCGCGTGGGCGACACGGTGGTCGTGCGGCGCGCCGGCGACGTGATCCCCGAGGTCGTCGGCGTCGCGCCCACCAGCCTCGCGCGGCCCGAAGGCGAGCGCGGCGCGATCTTCACCATGCCCGCCCATTGCCCGGTCTGCGGCTCCGACGCCCTGCGCGCCGAGGGCGAGGTGGACCACCGGTGCACCGGCGGGCTGTTCTGCGCCGCCCAGCGCAAGGAGGCCGTGCTGCACTTCGCCGCCCGCCGCGCCGTCGACATCGAGGGCCTGGGCGACCGGCTGGTCGAGCAGCTGGTGGATGCGCAGCTCATCCGCACGCTGCCCGATCTCTATCGGCTCGATCTGGCCACGCTCGCCGGGCTGGACCGCATGGCCGAACGGTCGGCGGCCAACCTGGTCGCCGCGCTGGAGGCTTCCAAGGCCACGACGCTGCCGCGTTTCCTGTTCGGACTGGGCATCCGCCACGTCGGCGAGAGCACGGCACGCGACCTGGCGCTGCACTTCGGCGGGCTCGACGCGATCATGGCGGCGAGCGAGTCCGAACTGCTGGAGGTGCGCGACGTCGGGCCGGTCGTGGCGACGAGCCTGCGTGCCTTCTTCGACCAGCCGCACAACCGCGAGGTGGTCGATCAGCTGCGCGCCGCCGGCCTGCGCTGGGAGGAGGGCGCGCCCGCCGTGCGCGCGCCGCGGCCGCTGGCGGGCAAGACCTTCGTCATCACCGGCACGCTTCCTACGCTGTCGCGCGACGACGCCAAGGACAAGCTGGAAGCTGCCGGTGCGAAGGTCGCGGGCTCGGTCAGCAAGAAGACGGACTACGTCGTCGCCGGCGCGGAAGCCGGCAGCAAGCTCGACAAGGCGAACTTATTGGGTGTTCCGGTGATCGATGAACAGGGGATGCTCGACATCCTCGCTCACGGTCCGGGACCGGAGGCCACCGCGGCGCAGTGA
- the def gene encoding peptide deformylase, which produces MTVREILKMGDARLLRVARPVEAFDTDALHLLVADMFDTMRSVNGAGLAAPQIAVDLQVVIFGTDAPNPRQPDAPVVPRTVLVNPVIEPLGDAEEDGWEGCLSVPGLRGVVPRFATVRYTGFDPYGDPVDRTVGGFHARVVQHEVDHLLGKLYPMRIRDFSRFGFTEVLFPGLDATVDD; this is translated from the coding sequence ATGACCGTTCGCGAGATCCTGAAGATGGGCGATGCGCGGCTGCTGCGTGTCGCGCGGCCGGTCGAGGCGTTCGACACCGATGCGCTGCACCTGCTGGTGGCCGACATGTTCGACACCATGCGCTCGGTCAACGGCGCCGGGCTCGCCGCGCCGCAGATCGCTGTCGACCTGCAGGTGGTGATCTTCGGCACCGACGCGCCGAACCCGCGCCAGCCGGACGCGCCGGTGGTGCCGCGCACCGTGCTGGTCAATCCGGTGATCGAACCGCTGGGCGACGCGGAGGAGGACGGTTGGGAGGGGTGCCTGTCGGTGCCCGGCCTGCGCGGCGTGGTGCCGCGTTTCGCGACCGTCCGCTACACCGGTTTCGACCCGTATGGCGACCCCGTCGATCGCACCGTCGGCGGCTTCCATGCCCGGGTCGTCCAGCACGAGGTCGACCACCTCCTGGGCAAGCTTTATCCCATGCGGATCCGCGATTTCTCGCGCTTCGGTTTCACCGAGGTGCTGTTCCCCGGCCTCGACGCCACCGTCGACGACTGA
- a CDS encoding DoxX family protein, whose product MNSSNDTGKLVLRLAIGILILLHGISKLSNGIGSITGMVTANGLPAVLAYGVYVGEVVAPVLLIVGVLTRPAALIVAFNMLVAIWLAHAGQIATIGKTGGWALELQGMFLFGAIAVAFLGAGRFSLGGTMGRYN is encoded by the coding sequence ATGAACTCATCCAACGACACCGGCAAGCTCGTGCTGCGCCTGGCCATCGGCATCCTCATCCTGCTGCACGGCATTTCGAAGCTCAGCAATGGCATCGGCTCGATCACCGGCATGGTCACGGCGAACGGGCTGCCCGCCGTGCTCGCCTACGGCGTGTACGTCGGCGAGGTGGTCGCACCGGTGCTGCTGATCGTGGGCGTGCTGACGCGGCCGGCCGCGCTGATCGTCGCGTTCAACATGCTGGTGGCGATCTGGCTGGCGCATGCGGGCCAGATCGCGACGATCGGCAAGACCGGTGGCTGGGCGCTCGAACTGCAGGGCATGTTCCTGTTCGGTGCCATCGCCGTCGCGTTCCTGGGCGCCGGCCGCTTCAGCCTCGGCGGCACCATGGGCCGCTACAACTGA
- a CDS encoding amino acid ABC transporter substrate-binding protein — protein MNHHAVPSEASEDRSALRRLALAAVCAAAATLCAAPAIAGKTLDAVKQRGTVKCGVTNGVAGFSAPDTQGQWSGLDVDVCRAIAAAVLGDAKKVEFVPLNSQQRFSALQAGEIDILARNTTWNLTRDASLGFHFTTINYYDGQGFLVPKKIKVTSAKQLKNATICTQAGTTNEKNVADYFRAQNIPVKTVVFESYEASFKAFFAGRCQAFTTDVSGLAGLRNKEAPNPDDYLILPELISKAPLAPVVRRGDDEWFAIAKWVPNALIEAEEAGVTQANVDALKAGSKDPVQQRLTGAGDDLGKLLGLDKDWSYRAIKAVGNHGEMFERNVGANSVLKLPRGANNLWNKGGLLYALPVQ, from the coding sequence ATGAACCATCACGCCGTTCCATCCGAGGCGTCCGAGGACCGCTCGGCCCTCCGCCGCCTGGCCCTCGCGGCGGTCTGCGCCGCCGCCGCCACGTTGTGCGCCGCGCCGGCCATCGCCGGCAAGACCCTGGACGCCGTCAAGCAGCGCGGCACCGTCAAGTGCGGCGTCACCAACGGCGTGGCCGGCTTTTCGGCGCCGGACACGCAGGGTCAGTGGTCGGGCCTCGACGTGGACGTCTGCCGCGCGATCGCGGCGGCGGTCCTGGGCGACGCGAAGAAGGTGGAGTTCGTGCCGCTCAACTCCCAGCAGCGCTTCTCGGCCCTGCAGGCCGGCGAGATCGACATCCTGGCGCGCAACACGACCTGGAATCTGACCCGCGACGCCTCGCTCGGCTTCCATTTCACCACCATCAACTACTACGACGGCCAGGGCTTCCTGGTGCCGAAGAAGATCAAGGTGACCAGCGCCAAGCAGTTGAAGAACGCCACCATCTGCACGCAGGCGGGCACCACCAACGAGAAGAACGTCGCCGACTACTTCCGGGCCCAGAACATCCCGGTCAAGACGGTCGTCTTCGAGAGCTACGAGGCGTCCTTCAAGGCCTTCTTCGCCGGCCGCTGCCAGGCCTTCACGACCGACGTGTCCGGGCTCGCCGGCCTGCGCAACAAGGAGGCGCCCAACCCCGACGACTACCTGATCCTGCCCGAGCTGATCTCCAAGGCGCCGCTCGCGCCGGTGGTGCGCAGGGGCGACGACGAATGGTTCGCCATCGCCAAGTGGGTGCCCAACGCGCTGATCGAGGCCGAGGAGGCCGGCGTCACCCAGGCCAACGTCGACGCCCTGAAGGCCGGCAGCAAGGACCCGGTCCAGCAGCGCCTGACCGGCGCCGGCGACGACCTCGGCAAGCTGCTCGGCCTGGACAAGGACTGGTCCTATCGCGCCATCAAGGCGGTGGGCAACCACGGGGAGATGTTCGAGCGCAACGTCGGCGCAAATTCGGTGCTCAAGCTGCCGCGCGGCGCCAACAACCTCTGGAACAAGGGCGGCCTGCTCTACGCGCTCCCGGTCCAATGA
- a CDS encoding ABC transporter permease subunit (The N-terminal region of this protein, as described by TIGR01726, is a three transmembrane segment that identifies a subfamily of ABC transporter permease subunits, which specificities that include histidine, arginine, glutamine, glutamate, L-cystine (sic), the opines (in Agrobacterium) octopine and nopaline, etc.): MNVVGAAPGRRAAVLGLALQVVLVGAVFAGLYWIVQHALEVLRGRGVRSGFDFLAQSAGFEISEGWLDHDGGQPFWRAFLAGLVNTVRAAVPAAVLAVVLGTLLGIGRLAPHALVRGLCAVYVQTVRNVPLLMQMLMLYFALTQLLPESAEAVRLAPGVFLSKGGLSLPWPLREAGAFWPSGLEWPEQGGFNIVGGAALSPEYLAVAGGLALYTAAFVAEIVRAGIASVAPGQKLAARALGLEPGAELRIVVLPQALRLIVPSLTNQLLSLTKNSSLAVAVGYPELVSVANTSLNSTGRAFECIAIVMAVYLLLSLAISATMNVYNARVALRGWR, encoded by the coding sequence ATGAACGTCGTGGGCGCGGCCCCGGGACGGCGCGCCGCGGTGCTCGGTCTCGCGTTGCAGGTGGTGCTCGTGGGGGCCGTGTTCGCCGGCCTGTACTGGATCGTCCAGCACGCGCTGGAGGTGCTGCGCGGACGCGGCGTGCGCTCGGGCTTCGACTTCCTCGCCCAGTCGGCCGGCTTCGAGATCTCCGAGGGCTGGCTCGACCACGACGGCGGCCAGCCGTTCTGGCGCGCCTTTCTCGCCGGGCTCGTCAACACGGTGCGCGCGGCGGTCCCGGCGGCCGTGCTGGCGGTGGTCCTCGGCACCCTGCTGGGCATCGGCCGCCTGGCGCCGCACGCGCTGGTGCGCGGCTTGTGCGCGGTCTACGTCCAGACGGTGCGCAACGTTCCGCTGCTGATGCAGATGCTGATGCTGTATTTCGCGCTGACGCAACTGCTGCCGGAGTCGGCCGAGGCGGTGCGGCTGGCGCCGGGCGTTTTCCTGAGCAAGGGCGGGCTGTCGCTGCCCTGGCCGTTGCGCGAGGCCGGTGCCTTCTGGCCGAGCGGACTCGAATGGCCGGAGCAGGGCGGCTTCAACATCGTCGGCGGCGCGGCGCTCAGTCCCGAGTACCTGGCCGTGGCGGGGGGGCTGGCGCTCTACACGGCCGCCTTCGTGGCCGAGATCGTGCGCGCGGGCATCGCCTCGGTCGCGCCGGGGCAGAAGCTGGCCGCGCGCGCGCTGGGGCTCGAGCCCGGCGCGGAGCTGCGCATCGTCGTGCTGCCGCAGGCGCTGCGCCTGATCGTGCCGTCGCTGACCAACCAGTTGCTCAGCCTGACCAAGAACTCGTCGCTGGCGGTGGCGGTCGGCTATCCGGAACTGGTCTCGGTGGCCAACACCTCGCTCAATTCCACCGGCCGCGCCTTCGAGTGCATCGCGATCGTGATGGCGGTGTACCTGCTGCTGTCGCTGGCGATCTCGGCCACCATGAACGTCTACAACGCGCGCGTCGCGCTGCGGGGGTGGCGATGA